AGAGGCCGCAGCGGAATGCTCGATGCCCTGATCGACAGGCAAAATCGACAAGTACCCAGTATTCGCCAATCGGCCGCTGCCATAAAGCTGTTGCAGGCTGCGGAGGACTTGGGGATTGCGATCGCTCTGCGCAAAAATTCGTGACACCCAGTCAGAGCCTGGCAAGTGTAACAAGGCTTTTGAAACCTTCGCGGTGTGGTTCAGTAAATCGTCCGCCTCATCACCTAAATAGTCACCGATTGTGTGCGCTACGGGAGTCGCCACCATTTCTTCTCTGTCTCCATATGCAACCTCAGCCAGTCTGACTTGCGGCCCATCCGAGGCGACCTAGCAATCTGCCAAGACTCACTGTTCATCTTTAGGCTAAGGGGCCGCTGGGGAAGCGGCTTCCCCCAGACCACAGATCTCGGCCCATAACCAGCGATAGAGACCGTCGCCCAGCCGTCGCCAGTGGAATCATCGGCAAGATGCAGCCGCCGATGGCAATCGGTAGCCTAGAGAGGCTGCCCCCAAATTTGTACAATGTCACAGTCTTTTTGCCACGCGGCCTTTGTGGCTCTAGCCACCAACCGTCTCAACGAGTTGACGAAATTTTATGAGGCGCTGCTGCAAACGCCACCCAGTAGTTTGATGGCCGATCGCTATGCCGAGTTTGCGATCGCCGGTCTCAAACTGGCCCTCTTTCAACCGCAGGCCACTCACCAAAGCGAATTTGCTCAGCCCGACCACGCCGCCATGAGTTTGTGTTTAGAAGTGGCGAATCTGGAGGCGGCGATCGCCCACCTCACCCACCTCGGCTACGCCCCACCGGAAGCCATCACCACAGCTTCCCACGGTCGCGAAGTCTACGCCTATGATCCCGACGGCAACCGCCTCATCTTGCATCAGTCGTCGTAACCGTTCCCCTCGTTAAGGCGAGCTGCCATGAGAACACGCTCTATTTTTGGGCGGTTTCGCGTTGGCGCTGCACGACCACTTGCCGAAAGCCCAGCACCACCAAAATATTCGAAATCGTCAAAAATGACTCCGCCGAGCCATGCAGCCAATCGACATTGGCGAGTTCGGCGCCGTAAGCCTGTTGCGCATAAATGCCAGCGGGAATCGTGATGACGACAAACACCAGTAAAAAATAAAATCCCACCAGGGCGAGACGCGGTGTTTGTCCTGACCGCGTCACAAAAAACAAAAATCCCAGATAGGGAAACAGCGACATGGCAAACAAATTTTGCTTGTCCAATAACGTTTCCATCGCCTTACTCCAAACGAATACTGCTGCTGGGGCGGGTTGCAGAGGAGGGGCTCGCCGCCGCTCTGCAACTAACCTTCTACGGAATCTTGTGAGGTCTTAGCTTGCCGCCAAATCCACCAGGCGGCGAGACATGCGGTGGAATTACCCACCACTGTCATGCCCGCTTGCAGCGTCACCAGCCACGACAGAGACTCGGCATTATCAAAAAAGTGCCAGGTGCAGGCACACATCGCGCTGATCAACGAGGGCAACATGCCAAAGGAGAGCGCTCGCCAAGCCGTGTGGCCCGTCACCCCGGCAAACACCCAAATGAACCAGATCGCGGCAATCCATTCAACAACGCTGGTGATGTGAACCACCCAGGTGGGAATTGAGAGGGCATGCATAGAATTTGCAACAGCAGATAACAGCAGGGGGCAGACAAGCTCAGCACGGCCATCGTTAGCAGTCACCAACTTGTCCTTCTAGTAAAAGGGCGATCGCCCTTGCCCATCATCCCCCAAGCGGACGTGTTTCCCAACCGTTGGGTCGCTTTTTTGCTCCTTGTAGGCGGCCAATTCAGCAGTATGGTAAGAGGGGCATTTGGGGCAACGGAGTGGGGATGAGAGTTGTACTGTGTGGTTATTACGGCATGGGAAACGGCGGCGATGAAGCCCTGTTGGCGGCGCTGCTGCAAATGCTGCCGCCGCACGTGACGCCGGTCGTGCTATCGGGCAATCCTGATGCTACCCGACGGGATCATGGCGTCGAGGCTTACCCCCGCAAGTCTTTAGCGGGAATTTGGGCGGCGTTTAAAGGCGCCGAGGGGTTTATCTGGGGCGGCGGTAGTTTGATGCAAGATGCCACCAGTGCCCTGAATCCGATTTACTACGGTGGGCTGATGCTGTGGGCTCAGCTGCGCGGCCTCAAAACGGTCGCCTGGGCTCAGGGCATCGGGCCGTTGCAGCGGGGCTGGGCACGACGACTGGCCTACAAAACCTATCACCAATGTACGGGGGTGACGGTGCGCGATCGCGCTTCGGCAGCCCAGGCGGCTAACTGGGGGGTACGGGCTTGGCTTTCTCCCGATCCGGTCTGGGCGTTGAGTTCCACCCCTGTGCCCGGACTGGCGGATTTTCCAGCCCCGCGCGTCGCGGTCTCATTGCGGAGTCACCCCTGGCTAACGCCCGATCGCCTAGCTAATTTTGGCGAAGCCCTGGCGAACTTTCAAACCGCTACAGATGCCAGCATTTTGTTAGTCCCGTTTCAAGCCAGTAATGATCTGGCCATTGCCGAGGCGATCGCGCCGCAACTCCCCGGCCCGCATCAGATCCTGTCGTTGACCGATCCCCGCCAGCTCAAAGGCGTATTTCGCGGAGTGGAAATGGCGATCGCCATGCGACTCCATGCGCTGATCATGGCCGCTGCCGAGGGCTGCCGCTGCTTTGCCCTGAGCTATGACCCCAAAGTGACCTATCTGGCCGAAGACCTCGCCATGCCCGGTTGGGAAATGGCTCCCGTCACTGATCCGGTCATGCCGACTGACTTTGCGCTGGCGGCGTGGCCCGACAGTGCCGCCGCGATGACCCAGACCTGGTTAAAACATTATGCGAATGGACTGCCCGCTTCACCAGAACAGATTCAGTCACGGGTCGATCGCGCCCTCAT
Above is a genomic segment from Leptolyngbya iicbica LK containing:
- a CDS encoding VOC family protein, with the protein product MSQSFCHAAFVALATNRLNELTKFYEALLQTPPSSLMADRYAEFAIAGLKLALFQPQATHQSEFAQPDHAAMSLCLEVANLEAAIAHLTHLGYAPPEAITTASHGREVYAYDPDGNRLILHQSS
- a CDS encoding DUF3593 domain-containing protein, translating into METLLDKQNLFAMSLFPYLGFLFFVTRSGQTPRLALVGFYFLLVFVVITIPAGIYAQQAYGAELANVDWLHGSAESFLTISNILVVLGFRQVVVQRQRETAQK
- a CDS encoding DUF2499 domain-containing protein; amino-acid sequence: MHALSIPTWVVHITSVVEWIAAIWFIWVFAGVTGHTAWRALSFGMLPSLISAMCACTWHFFDNAESLSWLVTLQAGMTVVGNSTACLAAWWIWRQAKTSQDSVEG
- the csaB gene encoding polysaccharide pyruvyl transferase CsaB — encoded protein: MRVVLCGYYGMGNGGDEALLAALLQMLPPHVTPVVLSGNPDATRRDHGVEAYPRKSLAGIWAAFKGAEGFIWGGGSLMQDATSALNPIYYGGLMLWAQLRGLKTVAWAQGIGPLQRGWARRLAYKTYHQCTGVTVRDRASAAQAANWGVRAWLSPDPVWALSSTPVPGLADFPAPRVAVSLRSHPWLTPDRLANFGEALANFQTATDASILLVPFQASNDLAIAEAIAPQLPGPHQILSLTDPRQLKGVFRGVEMAIAMRLHALIMAAAEGCRCFALSYDPKVTYLAEDLAMPGWEMAPVTDPVMPTDFALAAWPDSAAAMTQTWLKHYANGLPASPEQIQSRVDRALIHQEMLQRFLADS